The Chryseobacterium glaciei DNA window ACCCAAAGATTAATTTTTTGAAGCAACTCTTTTCTTTCATCTGTCTTATTATTATCGGTAAGGAAAATTTCTTTCCTTGCTTTTCTTGTAGGGTTCATGTTGGCGATGCCATCCACAACTGATTCAACAAATCCGAAACCTCCAATTTTATTGAGCTCGGCGATCGGGTTACCTTTCGGCTGACCTCCCTGTTGTTGCTGTTGACCTTGTTGCTGGTTTTCTGCCGCTTGTAATTTACTATCCATGATTAATGTAAAGTCTTTAGATTATTTTTCAAGTTCTTGTGCCACTTCTTTCAATACTTCCACAAACGCAGCTCTTGTCTGATCGTTTTCCAGCATATTACGCAGAATCTTATTAGTTTTCAGCTGGCGAACAATTTTGTTGTATTGCTCTTGCTCCATGCTAAGTTCTTGTAAGTAATTTGATTTCTGAGTAAGATTTTTGGGAGTGAAGTCCGCAAGATTTTGAAAACGGAATTCCTCTTCTACCACACCACCGTCCTCTGTTTCGTGCTGTACAGACACAGAAGGTTGGAAATGTTTGAAGACGTCGTCCACAGTCTTTAATCCTGTTACAATTTCAGGGACATAGGTTTCGTCGGTCGTAAGCTGACTCACAATCAGTGACTTATTCTCTTGTATTTCCTGAATAGCTTCATTAGCGTCTACTTTTACCTCGTTTCCGCCAACACCATAATTAAACATTGCCATATTATTATTATTTTGAGATTTTAGATTTTGGTGTGAATTGGTTTTATCATCATCAAATAACTTACCAATCCAATGCTTAAATTTAAAAAAAAACTGTAACATACAAAATTTTGTTAAGATTTTTCTTGAAATATTTAATATTACGTATTATTTATAACCTAAAGTTACGATTTTACGATGTCACTAAACTATGAAAAATAAATAAAAAAACGCATCATTTCTGATGCGTTTTTCTTTTCTAACAATTTTTGGCTATGTTACCAAATTTTTATTCTGTCCTGAGGAGCTTTATACATTTTGTCTCCAGGCTTAATATCGAAAGCTTTTATGAAAGAATCCTGATTAACCAAAGGTCCGAATGCTCTGAAAACTCCAGGCGAGTGCGGATCTGTTTTAACCTGATTCGTCATATACTGATCTGTAGATTTTGTTCTCCAAACTGTTGCCCAGCTCATGAAGAATCTCTGATCTTGTGTAAATCCGCTGATTAATCCCGGATTTCCTTTGTCTTTAAGGTACATTTGAAGCGCATCGTAAGCAACTGCTACTCCACCCAAATCACCGATATTTTCTCCACTGGTGAATTTTCCGTTTACAAAACTTCCTTTTACGGGTTCGTAAGCGCTGTATTGTGAAGCTAACTGACCTACTTTAGCATCAAAGTTTTTACGATCGGCATCTGTCCACCAATTATTAAGGTTTCCATCACCGTCGAAACGAGAACCGCTGTCATCAAATCCGTGAGAAATCTCATGACCGATAACCGCTCCAATTCCACCAAAATTTACCGCTGCGTCTGCATTAGGATTGTAGAAAGGTGGCTGAAGGATCGCTGCAGGGAAAACAATCTCGTTGTTTGAGCCATTGTAGTAAGCATTTACCGTCTGTGGAGTCATTCCCCATTCTGTTTTATCAACAGGTTTTCCTACTTTGTCTAAACTTTTCTGATATTGCCATTCAGACACATTTTGAAGATTAGAATATAAAGTTCCACTCACTTTTGGAGATTCTACTTTTAATAAACTATAATCTTTCCATTTGTCAGGATAAGCGATTTTTACTGTGAATTTTGATAATTTTTCCTGAGCTTTTACTTTTGTTTCAGGAGACATCCAATCCATATCATTGATATGCGTTTTGAATGATTTTAAAATATATTGAATATATGTCTCCATCTGAGCTTTTGCTTCCGGAGTGAAGTATTTTTCAACATATAATTTACCAAAAGCTTCTCCAAGAACGCCATTTACAAGAGTCAATCCTCTTTTATTCATCGGACGTTGCTCTTTTTGGCCTTGAAGATATTTTGAATAGAAATCAAATCTGATCTGCTCTAAATTTTCATCTAAATTGGAAGCATTTCCATTCACTAAATGATATTTCAGATAATCTTTCAATAACGGAAGGTTTTTCTGCGTGATGAACTGATCCATATTTTGGTAATATTTCAATTCACCAACGATTACTTTATCGGTTTTTACTCCTGCATCCGTTAAATATTTTGCAAGATTTACATTTTTAACCAACCCAGATAATTCAGATACATTTTTAGGGTTGTATCTTAAATTGGCATCTCTGTTTTGCTCAAGAGTCAATAAATAATTGGCCAGTTGTTTTTCGAAATCAACTACATTTTTTGCAGCTGCATCAGAATTTTTATATCCCAAAACTCCGAATAATTTCCCAACATACGTTTGATATTCAGCTAATGTTTTCGTGTTGGCTTCGTTTACTTTTTGATAGTAATCTCTTCCTAAACCAAGATCCGGACCGCCAAGATATACCGCATTCATAACAGAATTCTTCATATCTGCGCCTACTCTCCATCCGTAGAAAGAATTGTCGCCTAATTTTGTAGCATCCAACAAATATTTCTGAAGATCATTGACGTTTTTAATAGCATCAATTTTTGCTAAATCTCCTTTGATTGGAGCCAGACCGTCAGCATTTCTTTTCGCTGTATCCATGAAAGATGCATACAGATTCTGGATCTTTTGACCCTCTGAACCTGTTTCATACTTTTCAGATAAAATTTTGTTTAAAATATCCAAAGAAGCATCATCTACATTTTCTCTCAATGCATTGAAAGATCCCCAGCTCGCTTTATCAGAAGGAATTTGAGTAGTTTTCACCCAATTTCCGTTAACATAGCTAAAAAAATCATCCTGTGGACGCACACTTTTATCCATATAAGATAAGTTGATCCCCTCTTCTTTTGCTTCTTTCTTCACAGGTTCTACAGCAACCACTTTAGGCTCTGTTTTTGTACTTGTTTCGGCAGTTTTTGTCGCACCACACGAATTTAAAAATACGATACCCGAAAGAGCAAGTATCCCAATATTTAGCTTTTTCATTAAAGATAATTTTTGATTTTACACAAACTTACCAAATATACGAATTTATGTTATAAATAATAAGTCATAATTGATAAATGATCTTGAGTTACTAGTCATATGTTATGATTATGAGTGAAAAAAAGTGTATTTAAATTTAAGTTTTGGCTAAAGCCTTTTTTGAAATTTTTGAAGTTAAAAACGGGCTAAAGCCCGTTCCTATTGATGTCATCCTTCAACTCCGCTCAGGATAACATCGCTAATACTTACTTTTTAAATAACAGACCGAAACCCTAGCCCCGATTGGCGCGGCATCCTTTTTGGTTGCGGCGGAGCGAAGCGGAGCCGTAACCAAAAAGATATAGCAGAAAGCGGGATAAAGCTCCTTAAAAACAAAAAAACCGCTCATTTCTGAACGGTTTGTAATATTATTTATCTGATTATTACCAGATTTTGATTCTGTCTGCAGGAGCTTTGTATAATTTGTCTCCAGCTTTTACATCAAATGCTTTGTAGAATGCATCAACATTGATAAGTGGTCCAAAACTTCTGAAATATCCAGGAGAGTGAGGGTCT harbors:
- a CDS encoding type VI secretion system contractile sheath small subunit; protein product: MLQFFFKFKHWIGKLFDDDKTNSHQNLKSQNNNNMAMFNYGVGGNEVKVDANEAIQEIQENKSLIVSQLTTDETYVPEIVTGLKTVDDVFKHFQPSVSVQHETEDGGVVEEEFRFQNLADFTPKNLTQKSNYLQELSMEQEQYNKIVRQLKTNKILRNMLENDQTRAAFVEVLKEVAQELEK
- a CDS encoding M13 family metallopeptidase, which gives rise to MKKLNIGILALSGIVFLNSCGATKTAETSTKTEPKVVAVEPVKKEAKEEGINLSYMDKSVRPQDDFFSYVNGNWVKTTQIPSDKASWGSFNALRENVDDASLDILNKILSEKYETGSEGQKIQNLYASFMDTAKRNADGLAPIKGDLAKIDAIKNVNDLQKYLLDATKLGDNSFYGWRVGADMKNSVMNAVYLGGPDLGLGRDYYQKVNEANTKTLAEYQTYVGKLFGVLGYKNSDAAAKNVVDFEKQLANYLLTLEQNRDANLRYNPKNVSELSGLVKNVNLAKYLTDAGVKTDKVIVGELKYYQNMDQFITQKNLPLLKDYLKYHLVNGNASNLDENLEQIRFDFYSKYLQGQKEQRPMNKRGLTLVNGVLGEAFGKLYVEKYFTPEAKAQMETYIQYILKSFKTHINDMDWMSPETKVKAQEKLSKFTVKIAYPDKWKDYSLLKVESPKVSGTLYSNLQNVSEWQYQKSLDKVGKPVDKTEWGMTPQTVNAYYNGSNNEIVFPAAILQPPFYNPNADAAVNFGGIGAVIGHEISHGFDDSGSRFDGDGNLNNWWTDADRKNFDAKVGQLASQYSAYEPVKGSFVNGKFTSGENIGDLGGVAVAYDALQMYLKDKGNPGLISGFTQDQRFFMSWATVWRTKSTDQYMTNQVKTDPHSPGVFRAFGPLVNQDSFIKAFDIKPGDKMYKAPQDRIKIW